From the Planktothricoides raciborskii GIHE-MW2 genome, the window CCGCCCAGGGAATTAAAATCCTCCCATAAAGCTGGGATATTAGACTAAGTTGCCCGACATTCGCCAAATTGGAAATCGGTGAAGTGTTGCTGACAACAATCATTACTACTCGGTTTCCTCTAAAGTTTTGAGGTCTTCCTGAAACTCAGTGATATCATAATGTACGCAAATACCTCGCTCAGAAATCAGTTTTTGAAACTGCATCCGATGCAGCCCCAATAACTCACTGGCTTTCCCTAAACTAATTTTATCTTGCTGAAATAACATCAGCACAATTTCCCCAAATAATTCATTTTCAGAAAAGCCACTAGCCTTTACTAAATCATCGGAAATCACTAAACTCATGGTGTTCGCTCCTGGGCTTAATTTTCCTGCTTCAATATTAGCAGACCGGGGAGCGACGGGAAATACAGAAACCAGGTTTCTCTGATGGGTTTCTGCATCTTTACTAAGATTTGACCAGAAACCCGGTTTCTCTACAACGCCACCACTCGTGTTTCAGCTTGTCTAAAAGACTTGGGTTTTACTACGATTTCCACATCTCGACCCAACGCATTTAAAAAACGAAACAACCGAGTAGTGGAAAAACCCGATAGCTTGCCATTCACTAATGCTGACACTTTAGGCTGGTCAATTCCTAACATTTGTGCCGCCTCAGTTTGAGTCATATTTTGGGCGGAGATAATACCACTAATTCTCCGGGCAAGTTCTGCCTTGACCAGTAATTCATCAGAATTTTCTAACTCTAAATCTGCGAAGACATTGCCACTGCCTGCTTGTACTTTAATGGGCTGATTCATATTTTTCCTACTGATTGATGTAATTTTCTGAATTAAAGCCTTTGAGTGGTTTCGCAGAGGGGTGCTTTTCACCACATTGAGCCAGATATAGCGCATAACCAACACCTTGCCGAACCTCCTCCGGGAACGCCTTTAAATCCTCAAGAGAACTGCCAACCCACTCAACTGGTTTTAGTAATTCACTCATGCCTCAATTATGCTATTTTTGGCATATCATGTCAATCCCTGAATACTGCTAAGTAGGTGAACATAATTAATTGCACTTTTCGTTCCCCACCGATAGGCTTTGGATTCCCGCCTTCGCGGGAATGACAGTTTTTTTCTGATATGGTATGTGGTGCATTTATTTCTGCCCACCTACTTAGACTGAACTTAAGAAACTGATGAAGCTAAGTTTATGAAAATTAAAGCCATTATTCATCCAGCAGAAAAAGGGGGCTATTGGGCAGAAGGCCCAGCCCTTCCCGGTTGCATTACCGAAGGCGATACCTGGGAAGAGGTTACGCATAATTTACAAGATGCCGTTGAGGGTTGGCTGAGTGTTGCGAATAATAGCCTGAAAAAAATAGAGCCAACAGACGAATAAAAAAAGACCCTGCAACAGAATGAAATAAAATGATTTTGTTGAAGAAGCGATCGCGCCTGAGACTTAGAAACCGGGTTTCTGTGAGAGTTTCTGCATCCTAACTGAGATGGCAATACAAACCCGGTTTTTGGGTAGATAGCGATCGCTCTGATTAAATTACTCTTCAAATATAGGCGATCGCTCTCATTGTAAATTGCTTGTAAATTCCTTCTCGGTGTTCTCTGTGTCTCCGTGGTGAAAAATCCCCAGATTGACTTTACCGAAAAATAGAGGGGCGATCGATTATCAGAAATGAAACCATCAGTCTTGAAGTTCAGGAACCCGATCGCTTTCATATTGTTCAATTAAAACACCGAGAATATCCATCAGTGAAGCGAGAGGATGTGCTTCATCTTCGCCAACTTCATCAATCAGGCGATCGAGCCAATCAACCAGATATTGATAACTGGCTTCATCGCGGGGAATGACTAATTTAGTTGCTAGGGGCTGCCACAATTTTTGAGTTTCATCAATGCTCAACATTTTTACTCTCTCCATTTTCCTTGATCGTACTCTGCATGAGTCAAAACTGCCCGAATATAAATTTTTTGTCGATTATAGTGAATCGCCGCTATTAACCGGACTTTGTTCCCACCAATATTAAACACTGTGAGGTTATCAACTTGGTCAGCACTGGGAAACTCGTTACGAAGTTCAACAAAGGAATTAAATGTTCCTGATTTCACCAGTTGATACCAACGAGCCAATGCGCTTTCTGTGTCCGGGTATTTTGCCGCAAATTCATTGAGCCGTTTGCGTGTGATAACGTGCATAATGAAACTCAGGGATATTACCCAATTATATCATCGGTTTGAATGTCTGCGTCGCGCTCCTTAAATTTCCTCTCCAAAGAACGAAAAACGCGATTCCCTCTAGGTATCCGCTTCGCGGAATCGCCCCTGAGACTAAAAAACCGGGTTTCTGTTAGGAATTATGCATCTTTACTAAGATTTTCCTAGAAACCCGGTTTCAGGAAGGAAAATTTAGTTAAAATATTACTGTACTCTCAATCCTCAGAAACCATGACGCAAACTCAATATCAACTCTCTCTAAACTTTGAGCAAGTTTTAACCTTGGTCAAACAACTGCCCGAACCCGAAAAACTGCAATTAAGTCAAGAACTGGCTAAAGAATTGTTAGACAGTAAATTAACCGCCCTTTTAGAGTCATTCAAAACTGATGAACTATCCCTAGATACAATTACTCAAGAAGTTGAATCCGTCAGAAGTGAAATTTATGCTAATTATGCTAAAAAATCAGCAAATTAAAGTGATTATTGATACTAATCTTTGGATTAGTTTCCTGATTGGCAAAGAATTAGCGAATCTTAAAGAGTTAATCGTCAGTCAGACTGTTCAAGTCGTCTTTTGTGAACAAATCACAGAAGAAATTAATCGGGTGACGCAAAGACCAAAACTCCAAAAATATTTTTCGGCTGATAAAGTCAAAGAACTGCTAGAGCTTTTGGCGGTTATTGGGGTATCCATAGAAATCAGATCGGAAGTTTCTCTTTGTCGGGATGCCAAAGATAATTTTTTATTGGCATTGGCTAAAGATAGTCAAGCGAATTTCTTGATTACAGGGGATGCAGATTTATTAACTTTAGGTAGTTTTGCCGGTACAAAAATTATTACTTACCAGGATTTTTTAGAGCAGATAAATCCATAAACTTACCCGGCAATGATTCGTTTTGCCAACAGATAATCCAGTGAATTGGCAATATCTAACAATTTAAAGCTGCGGATACCATATCCCCTAGACTAAGAAACCGGGTTTCTCTGATAGGTTTCTGCATCTTTACCAAGATTTCGCTAGAAACCCGGTTTCTGGGTAGACAGCGATCGCCTTTATGTCAGAATGGAGGGAAAGTCAAGATACTTCAAGGAGTCTCATGGCGATCGCCGAACTAGATCGTATTACTATCAACCCAGCAGTATGCCTTGGACAGCCAACGATCCGGGGAATGCGGATCACTGTAGAATTTGTCCTCAAACTACTCGCTAGTCACTTATCTGTGCCAGAAATTTTAGAATCGTATCCAGAATTGGAGGAAGAAGACATTCGTCAGGCGCTCAATTATGCAGCCTGGGCGGTATCCGATCGCGTTGTTAGCTTCACTTCAGTATGAGTAGTATGCGTTTAATTGCCGACGTTCATATTTCTCCTTTGACAGTTGCGGCGTTAAAGGCACAGGGCTACGATATAGTCAGGACTACAGATTTATTACCTGCGACTGCTGCTGATGCGGAGATTTTGGCACTTGCGAGGGTACAAGGTAGGGTTATTTTAACCCAAGACCTAGATTTTTCCATGCTGGTGGCTCTCAGCAACTATGGACTGCCCAGTTTAATCACATTACGATTGTCTTCTGTAAAACCGGATTTGGTGACACAAAAACTCCTAGATGTTTTACCGACTGTGGAAACAGAACTGACAGAAGGTGCAGCGGTGACAATTAATGATGATTCTGTGCGGATTCGTAAGCTGCCAATTCGATGAAGTAATGTCTAACAATTCTCTTATAGCGGGCTGAAAGGATCTGCGGATGCTGAGGAAGTTAAAACGATTTCCAGCGAGACGCTTTCCTCTAAAGTTTTGAGGTCTTCCTGAAACTCATCAATATCATAATGGACGCAAATACCTCGTTCAGAAATCAGTTTTTGAAACTGCATCCTATGCAGCCCCAATAACTCACTGGCTTTCCCTAAACTAATTTTATCTTGCTGAAATAACATCAGCACAATTTCCCCAAATAATTCATTTTCAGAAAAGCCACTAGCCTTTACTAAATCATCGGAAATCACTAAACTCATGGTGTTCTCTCCTGGGCTTAATTTTCCTGCTTCAATCTTAGCACACCGGAGAGCGACGGGGAATACAGAAACCGGGTTTGTCTGATGAGTTTTTGCGTCTTTACTAAGATTTGACCAGAAACCCGGTTTCTGGGTAGATAGCGATCGCCTTCCCCTAAAATAGAGTGAGTTGACCTTTATCTATATGAATGAGACTGTTTACATCGAAACAAGTATTTTAGGGTATCTCACCGCTAGATCGACCAAAAACTTGATTATCGCTGCCAACATGGAGATTACAAGAGACTGGTGGGAAGCCGGAACGCCTTTACTCTTTATACATCAGAAGCCGTTTTAGACGAAGTGGCACAAGGTGATCCGGCGATCGCCGCCCAACGACTAGATATTTTAAGTGATTTTCCTTTGCTGGCCTTGAATCAGGCGGTACAAGCCTTGGCCGCACAATTTTTAGCCCGCAGTAATTTGCCCCCTAAAGCTAACATAGACGCGATCCACATCGCCGCCGTAAGCACATCGCCAATGCCCAGATTCAAGGAAAACTAGCCGAAATTAGTCTTGATTTTGGCTATGTGCTGCCTGTTCTCTGTACGCCAAACGAACTGATGGGAGATTAGTCCATGTGGAAAGATGAAATTGTCGAAGAAATTCATCAAATTCGCGATCGCTATGCCAAGTCTTTCAACTACGATTTGAATTCTATATTTGAAGACCTCCGCAAAAAGCAAGCAGAAAGCGGCAAAGAAGTTGTTACTTTGTCGCGCCCACCCGGTGTAAAAACCCGTTGGAGTGGACGATATTTTGATGGTGAAATAAAGGAAACTAACCCCAGTTAGAAGCGATCGCGCCTAAGACTAAGAAACCAGGTTTCTGTGAAAGTTTGTGCATCCTAACTGAGATGGTAATAGAAACCCGGTTTCTGGGTAGATAGCGATCGCGCCCCTGAGACAAAGAAACCGGGTTTCTCTGATGGGTTTGTGCATCCTAACTGAGATGGCAATAGAAACCCGGTTTCTTGGCATAAGTAAGAGCGATCGCCCATCGTATCGTTTCAATGAATGTGGTATAATAAAGAGCAAATCCATATTTTATGCATCTAACCGCCAGTCCAACCAAGACCAGCCTCTTGGTGGATATTATCGGTTTCTACATCGGTAACTTTTAGAGGATATTATTCATAAAAATTGACAGCTATTATGAATCAAAAATTAGTCTAATCTTTGGTGCAAATTATTACTTCGCTTTCTGATGAATAGCGGCAATGCTTTAAACGTGAACTCCAGAAGTTTTATCAATAAAACTAGATTGCTAATTTGTAACACAAACTAAAAAAAATTCAAAAAAAATATCATATGTAATACCATAATCTCATAATTTTTATGAAAAATTTCAAAAAGGTGAACTAGGAGATTTTATGGATTTTTTTGAAGGTAATACATATTATCAAATGCTTACAGCTTATTCGATAATTACTAATTACAATATCAGCATTTAGTAAACCAGTTATTGAAGCTGTCTTTTCCGCTCATAATCAGAGCAACTTCAATTAACTTTTCTAGCACTTCCATTGCTCTTGTTGGGAACATTCTTATCAGTGACTTCACTGTTGACCACAACATAGAAATCGGATTAAAGCCTGGTGAGTAGGGTGGTAAATATTCTACTCTAGCTCCCGTAGCCGTGATTAATTCTTCAATACCTTCAATGGAATGAATATTCAGGTTATTCATCACTACCACATCCCCTGGCTTCAGCTTAGGAACCAGGTCATCCTCTACAAACTCCTTAAAGTCCTTCCCTTTCATCGAGCCTTCAATTACTTTTTTCGCTACAACTCCTTCAATACTTATTGCCCCAATTAAGGTCATTTTTCTCCCTTTATAAAAGGGTCTTAAACAAAATGCCTTTTTACCCTTTTCACTCCTGGCCACCTCCCGACTCATCCCCACCCAGAATGCTGTCTCATCAATAGACATCTCCGAAAACAATCTAAGCTTCACCATGACTGCGTTTGAGTAAATGAAGGCTATGTAGATATTCAGATTATACGTACGATAGAATCAGGGTTGAAAATGCCTGTTATTGGAAATTAACTAAAAAATAGCATCTCGAAGAAGCATATTTTATCTGGAAAAAATGCAATTGTTCTAGCTATAAAATCAAACTACCAATCCGTAATTGGACAATCACACAAATATTCATAATTATTTGTTCATATTTCTGGGTATTTAATCTAAATTTTTGTTGTGATACTCTAAATATCTTGACTAAACGAATTAAATGTTCAACAAAAATTTTCTCTGATGCTAGTTCTTTGTTTTTTAACTTTTGTTTAACTTTTGTTCAGGGGTTAATTCTTGTTTTTTCGATTTTTTCGCCGGGGTTTTAATTGACTTTTCTCCTTGATAAGCTTTCTCGCCATTGAACCTTTGGTTAGATTCAAATTCTTTATGAGTTTCACGAAATAAACTTAGATCGCTTTTTGAACCTGGTTCACCAGCGACTACATCTACAATATCTTTACCATTGGGTAGGACAATTAGCTGGTTTTTTTATAAGTTTTTTTTTACCAGAGTAATAATTTTTTTGAGTCTCATATTCTGAAAATCTTTCTATAGGCTGTTCGTAGCTATCCACAATTAACTCAAAATTTGTTAACTTTTTTTTAACAATTTCGTAGTCCCTGGAGTTTTTTTTGTGATATTAAACTCGGTGGTAAGATTTCTCCCAGGAGGGGAAACCAATAGTTAAACGTATCATTGGCGGTTGTCTCACTTACGCCAAACTGAATACCCAGCAACTGAAATGTTGTTAAATGAAGTAAATATGTTAAGGTTAAAATTATTTGTGATTCTAGGGTTAATTTGGGTTTACGTCCACCTCCAACCCTAATGATTCTGAATTTTTTAGATTCTGCCAATTCTTTTTTCTGATTATGTATATTTATTGCTTTTTCTATAAGTTGCTTTAACTGTTGATGCTCGATTCCTAATAACCGATGTGATTCTTCAGGATTGTTATTAATATACTCAATTATGTTGCTCATAATTTCAGGTTAAATTAACAACTATTTGCTATAATACCACAATTTACTTCTTTTTCGGAGATGTCTAATGGGAAAATTTCCCGACTGGATAGAGAATTCTCATTCATCCGATGGCTGTGGATCAGGGGTTTGGGCTGATCAGTCCAGAATTTTACCAGAATTATCTCATCATAGTAAAGCCACATTTTCTGCCGCGAGAGTAACGGTAAAGGGAGATTTTTTCCTAAAAATTACCTAATTAATTAAAAGATACTCAAAGATATTCAAAGATATTTTAAGAGGCAAAATGCCAAATTTTGACCGTTCTGTCCCAACTGCCACTGACCAAGGTTTGACCATCAGAACTAAAAGCTAAAGACTTGACAGTTCCTAAATGGTTGAGAGTTTGTAGTAATTCTCCGGTGTGATAATTCCAGATTCTAATGGTGTTATCTTGACCCCCACTGGCTAGAGTTTGGCGATCGGGACTGAAGGCTAAACAAGATACATAACCTTCATGGTCAGTGAGGCTTTTTTCTAGTTTCCCGGTTTCCAGATTCCATAAATAAATTGGTTGGTCAGAACCACCGCTGGCAATGATTTTGTCATCGGGACTAATGGCGATCGCCCAAATAATGCCTTTAGACTGATCGAACCAAGAGGCTAATGACCCAAAAAAATCATCGGGACGGTTTAATGTTCGCAGTCTTTTTTCTGCCCGCCAATTCCAAATCATAATCGCACTATCTGCCCCACCACTGACCAAAATTCGACCATCAGAACTAAAGGCGATCGCGGTAACTTCCCAGCCATGTCCTTTTAAAGTGTATGCAACTTTGCCCCGATCTATTTGCCAAATTCTAATCGCCGTATCTACAGCGGTAAAACCAATATGCCCACTGGCAAGATATTGTTGGTCAGGACTAAATGCCAAACTCCCTACCCGCAGATTGACTAATGAAGCGCCCAGGGATTTTTGCAGCTTTCTCGTAGTTAAATCCCACAGCTTAATTGTGCCATCATTAAATTCGTGATTGCTGGAACTAGCTAATATTTTCCCATCGGGACTAAACGCCAACGCAATAATCGCGCTATGATGTCCAGTGAGGGTTTCTAGGAGTTCTCCGGTTGCCTCATTCCATAGTTTAATTGTATTATCTTGACTGCCACTGGCGATGGTTTTTCTATCAGGACTCATGGCTACGCAAATAATCGGTTGCGTATGTCCAGTTAAGATATGTTTGATTTTCCAAGCAGGAGGCGGTAAAAAGTCTTGCCAAGTGGGAGGCTTAACGGAGGGATTTTGGCAAATTACCGGCAACCAACTCACCCCCGGATATCTTTTATCCCAGGCATCTTCGAGTTTTTTTCTGGCTAATAATACTGAGGTATAAAAAGATTGGTTGCTGGCAAAGGCAGTGAGGAAATCCCTTAAAAAGTCTCGCGCTGCTTGGTCATAAATGCGATCGCGCATCACAATGATTTGCGGCAATTGTAATTCTTCCAATTCATTGGCTAATCCCAAACCGTTGCAAGAGTTAAAAAAGGCAATTTGTAAACGATTTTGAATCGCGGTTTTGAGGGCATTTTTAAATTCTGGAATCGCCAGATTATCTTGGGCATTAAGCTTAATCCAACCAGTTGCTTGATCGAAATTGCTGTTGCTATGGCCATCAAAAAATAAAATATCCCAGCCTTGTGGTTGCCAAAGCATATCCCGGAATGTTTCCGGTGTTGGTTCGATTACCGGCACAATTTCGGCATCGTTTAAATGGAGTTTAATTAAATCTAAGTCAGGGGAACTATTGCCGTCAGGGTATTTTTCTAACCCGGTGCGATCGCCCACCACCACCAAAATTCTCACTCGGTCATGTTTGGCTTTTTCTATCCGGGGAGGTGGGGTAAACTCTGGGGTACTCAGGGCAATTTCTACGGGAACCGAAGCATCGGCAAAAAATCTCCAAACGTGCCAAGGGAGGATACGGAGTTGTGGGTTTTTGGTTTGAATAATCACCCTAACTTCATTCGTCCCCATTAAATTGCGATTTAATTCATCCCGGATTTTTAGCCAGTCTTCATATCCAGAATTTAGCCATTTATTCAACTTGTTAATAATTTGAGGTTTTCCCTCAGCAGGGTGGATATTAATGGTTGGTTTTCCCGTAGTTTCATCGTCGTCGTCCAACCGAGAATTTCTGATACCTGGAAGTTTTTGATATCCGCTTTGCCAATAGCCATAAAGTTGCCAAAGCGTCGGATTTGTGCCATCTTCTGGCGGCAGTTTACCTTGCACTTGGATTTCGCTTCCCGTAGCATCATCATCATCCTGAATTCGCAGCAAAGCCGGAAATCCTTGCTCAAAATTGCCCTCGAATAGGGTTAAGATAACTCGCTTTCCCATTGATACCTCCAATTATTACCGATCTTGTAGGGTGAGCAAAATTTGCCCATCCTACTATTAGACGGTTAAATCACAAAATTTTCTGTAATGCTGGCCTCTTCTAATGATAATCGAATACTAAATTGTTCGCCGATCAAACCGCTAAAACCTTGGAGTTCTAAGAAAGTGGGATTTGTGGGTTGTGCTTGTCTGAAAGTATTACCGGATTGATCGAACACCGTAACTTGAAGATTTTGAGGCAAATCATTCTCCTCATCGATCGCCTCTATGCGAATTCGGATACTGACTTTCTGTTCGTTTTTCGGGCGAAATGCTATCAACAAAGCAACGGTGACAGATTGCGTTTCGCTGACTAAATCGATCGCTTTTGCCATTTCAATTCCCGCTTGGGGATGACTGGGATTAATTTTCCCCAAACTTAAAGCCGCTTGCCAAAGAGTTTCGCTATCTTCACTGGTTGCGAGTAAGTCACTCAAAGCGGCGATCGCTTCAGGAAAGTTTACCCCAATGTCCCCTAATTCCGTGGCAATTTGCCGCCGAGTTATTTCGTCATTGGTGGTTTGCAACCGTTGGATCAGAGGGGCGATCGCTTCTATTTCATAGGGTGACATAGCACTCTTGCTTCGAGAACTCTTGCTGGCGATCACTTCTGGTGGCTGCCAATCAGGTTCAAAAAGTTCATCTTGGGAATTTTTCAGCCATTGTTGCAAATTGATTAACATGGAGGCTGTTGCCGACTGGAGGCGGACATCTTCTACTGGAATTCCCAATATTTCTGATAGTTGCCCGGTTTTGAAGAGTTCAGAGAGGCGATGAAATCCTTCCAGGTAACTTTCCAACACAAC encodes:
- a CDS encoding transposase produces the protein MSIDETAFWVGMSREVARSEKGKKAFCLRPFYKGRKMTLIGAISIEGVVAKKVIEGSMKGKDFKEFVEDDLVPKLKPGDVVVMNNLNIHSIEGIEELITATGARVEYLPPYSPGFNPISMLWSTVKSLIRMFPTRAMEVLEKLIEVALIMSGKDSFNNWFTKC
- the vap15 gene encoding type II toxin-antitoxin system VapB15 family antitoxin; translated protein: MTQTQYQLSLNFEQVLTLVKQLPEPEKLQLSQELAKELLDSKLTALLESFKTDELSLDTITQEVESVRSEIYANYAKKSAN
- a CDS encoding DUF5615 family PIN-like protein — protein: MSSMRLIADVHISPLTVAALKAQGYDIVRTTDLLPATAADAEILALARVQGRVILTQDLDFSMLVALSNYGLPSLITLRLSSVKPDLVTQKLLDVLPTVETELTEGAAVTINDDSVRIRKLPIR
- a CDS encoding transposase family protein; the protein is MSNIIEYINNNPEESHRLLGIEHQQLKQLIEKAINIHNQKKELAESKKFRIIRVGGGRKPKLTLESQIILTLTYLLHLTTFQLLGIQFGVSETTANDTFNYWFPLLGEILPPSLISQKKLQGLRNC
- a CDS encoding type II toxin-antitoxin system HicB family antitoxin, producing the protein MKIKAIIHPAEKGGYWAEGPALPGCITEGDTWEEVTHNLQDAVEGWLSVANNSLKKIEPTDE
- a CDS encoding UPF0175 family protein, translating into MSLVISDDLVKASGFSENELFGEIVLMLFQQDKISLGKASELLGLHRMQFQKLISERGICVHYDITEFQEDLKTLEETE
- a CDS encoding helix-turn-helix domain-containing protein, whose translation is MNQPIKVQAGSGNVFADLELENSDELLVKAELARRISGIISAQNMTQTEAAQMLGIDQPKVSALVNGKLSGFSTTRLFRFLNALGRDVEIVVKPKSFRQAETRVVAL
- a CDS encoding putative toxin-antitoxin system toxin component, PIN family, which produces MLIMLKNQQIKVIIDTNLWISFLIGKELANLKELIVSQTVQVVFCEQITEEINRVTQRPKLQKYFSADKVKELLELLAVIGVSIEIRSEVSLCRDAKDNFLLALAKDSQANFLITGDADLLTLGSFAGTKIITYQDFLEQINP
- a CDS encoding UPF0175 family protein, with the translated sequence MSLVISDDLVKASGFSENELFGEIVLMLFQQDKISLGKASELLGLHRMQFQKLISERGICVHYDIDEFQEDLKTLEESVSLEIVLTSSASADPFSPL
- a CDS encoding type II toxin-antitoxin system HigB family toxin, coding for MHVITRKRLNEFAAKYPDTESALARWYQLVKSGTFNSFVELRNEFPSADQVDNLTVFNIGGNKVRLIAAIHYNRQKIYIRAVLTHAEYDQGKWRE
- a CDS encoding transposase family protein, with the protein product MVLPNGKDIVDVVAGEPGSKSDLSLFRETHKEFESNQRFNGEKAYQGEKSIKTPAKKSKKQELTPEQKLNKS
- a CDS encoding DUF433 domain-containing protein, with product MSEWRESQDTSRSLMAIAELDRITINPAVCLGQPTIRGMRITVEFVLKLLASHLSVPEILESYPELEEEDIRQALNYAAWAVSDRVVSFTSV
- a CDS encoding DUF1822 family protein yields the protein MELEEAIAFTDDLLVAKTNQGLSNVEQLIFKGSWKEKTYDEIAVDSQYRYTFSYLKQDAGPKLWSRLAEVLGEKIGKKNFKAAIERRSRSPEQTNQGQIELVWSATIEEAQISQIEAFLILLREQVKHSHLTTRKVKQGRASVVLESYLEGFHRLSELFKTGQLSEILGIPVEDVRLQSATASMLINLQQWLKNSQDELFEPDWQPPEVIASKSSRSKSAMSPYEIEAIAPLIQRLQTTNDEITRRQIATELGDIGVNFPEAIAALSDLLATSEDSETLWQAALSLGKINPSHPQAGIEMAKAIDLVSETQSVTVALLIAFRPKNEQKVSIRIRIEAIDEENDLPQNLQVTVFDQSGNTFRQAQPTNPTFLELQGFSGLIGEQFSIRLSLEEASITENFVI